GATCAATATTAATAAATTATAACAATAAAATGGCAAACATGGCTCTGTACAGCAGTGGGGGCATGGCTTCAgcgctctggcttcatggctctgcagactgaagctgggctcacacaTGATTCCTCTCATTTaatctcatggggaagtagaCGTGAACAAAATGGGGATTAGTGTGGGGCAACAACTTGTAGTAACACACTGCAGTGAGAACAAAACTACAATTTTTACAATTGCTTGGCAGCACTATCAGCTGCTACGAGATGCCTCTCTTATTCATTGTTGTGGTGCGGCTGGAAAAGTACAGATGGTATCATTCGGatttttaatcataaatatCTAACATGTTTGGGTGGCCTGATGAGTCTGTCAGCAGTTCAGGAGGTgtcagactggatctgtaaaccccttGACTTTTTTGTCATCAGTCGGGTTCTAAAAGTAGGAGTAAAACATTCTGATATCGTTATCATCCCATATACAGACATTGTTTGCATGGATTccttaaatgtggttatcaaacacagaaatatgtaaTGGAAGCAGGATAATTTACagttcaaaaataaactttgtttCAGTGCACCAATATCATTTTTAGACAATAGTTTACTTCACgtggaatttaataattattaataaaccCAAGCATCTTTTTATTAGGTcatatcggacaacatataTGCTGATCTCTGTGATAGGTGGATATCGGCCGATGATATTAAGCAAATTATGTATCGGTAGGGCTAACAAGGCTATAACATGACAACAAGGTCCAACTTTTCTTGGCTAGAAGCAGAGAACAGTGGAATGAGTAAacattaattacattaaaactttatttagaaatactcactttttttttttacatcaggccttaaaaaataatgtacaaaaaaatcacaaattgtACAGGTGATaaatactgcagaaaataatgATTGAAACCCTTTCTaatattcagaatcaatatgtataaatgtattgaTAAAGCCTTATTTTTGACAAGACTAATACGTGCACATAtacgtatatgtgtgtgtgtgtttattaatttttttgtaGCACTAGTTTTTGTCCTGatggttttaaaacataaaatattttatacaaAATGTATCACACATCTTGGCATTTTTTGACTAAACCATTTTTTTGAACAAaccttaaaaatgagaaaatatttgaTCTAGCTAGCTGGTATTTATTGGAATTTATTTGtactttaaatattaatgctacctcaaaataaaagacaacaaaggACAGGTAGATACATAATACACATGTAGTGTTTGCCAGAATGTGATTGGAAACTGAGGAACTCAGTGCAGTTTCATAGTAGGCCtcatgtgtgacatggtgacactTTCTGGGTGGTTGCTTATGCTCCACTTACAAAGCAGGTACCTTCCTACATGTCTCCTGAAGGTGTTGTCTCGCAGTCCGTACACAATTGGACTAACAAACCGTGGCAGGATCTGGACAATGACATAGCATGTAAAGCGTACAGCCAGGTTCTGATTTGGCAATACGTAGAGCAGACCTTGTTCAAACATGGGTTTCACATAAGTGAGCATACATAACATGATCTGGAAACCGTGGAGGAGAATAGTGTTTCTGGCTTTTGTAATGTTGACAGCCGCTCCCTTGGCAGCAAACAGAATCCTGAAGTAAGTGTAGAAGAGTGTGAACCAGAccagggaaaaacaaacatagtGTGAAGCATCCCTTTTCCTCAGACTGTAAGTGCTTCTGAACACGTAATCTCTGGCACAAAACAATCTAGAGTGAAAAAACTGCAGCGGCTCTGTGGCCAGAAGGATGAAGAGATCTGGGAGGATAGAGAGCACACTCGCAGCCCAGATCAAACCAATCAGGATGTAGGTTTTCTTGACCGTACAGATCTGTCCATGACGGAGGGGCATGCAGATGGCGATGTAACACTCAACTGCCATGCCAGCCACATTGAATGGGGTATTGAGAGTGGTGGTAATGGTAATGATCAGCAGGATGAGGCAGAAGGATACATTGATTTTGTACAGGGCATAGCTGATGATGTGGAGGAGAGTTGTCAGGAGCAGCTGCATCATGTCATTTATCACCAGGTGGACAAACAGAATGTAACGAGGGTTTGAATAAAAGATCTGAAGGAGATAAAATTAGTGTTAGTAGAGTAGTATTAGAATTGTAGATGTAGATGATTGTATTTTGCTGCTTTAATTTTTACACTTTGTTACAGCAAAAGAGCAATAAAGGAAACACTGACTCAAAAGTCAACAGACCTGagatattataaaatatttaatttcttccaAATCAAATAATTTACCCCAAATAAAGAACATAAATGAAAACTACCctttcagatgttttctttaaataataGTACCTCAGAGCTCATATGATAAGTAAGAAACTCACAAATTTAAAGACATGTTGCACTGAATTTGACTGAAATatgcatgaaaaaacattaaatcattaGAAGCAGGGACCCAAATCAGATTAATATTATATTGGTACAGTGGTATATACATAACTTAATACATTTActacacactttatttatttatttatttatttatatatacattttaggtacttgtttttttacaccagtatttctattttctgctactttatacttttgcCTCACTATATTTTGGAAGCCTGTGTTATTCATGAATACAAAACGTAATCATCTAATAAATGATAATTTATTAGTTTGGATTAAGATACCCAACAGTAAATAAAAGGTAAAACTAACcccacctttaccagctgcagcatcagcttacacattaatgcatcattaattattaacCAGTAATATAATATTTGTAAATCTGAAATGAGcctttccttcttctttagtacttgatgttgtgttttcactttagtaagatttttaatgcaggatttttacttgtaacagtTTTTGTACCCTGTTGTTATATGACTTTAACTTAAAAGATCTGAATAATTTTCCAACCTTAATTATCTAATGATACCAATACATGTGGTTAAGCCTCCGAGTCtcagttatttttctattttttgccAATCATTTGCTTCAGGTTGAAAAAATGATTGTTTCTATTACATCCTGCTCTTATCATAAACATTTACAGGGCATGAAGCATAATTTACTCCTGTCTAGTTTATATAATCTCTTTTTACGGATTTGTTTAAGCTGTGACAACAAtgtacacaaataaaaaaaagaagtttaaagtttgtttaaagcTGAGAGCTAAAGAGGAAGATTTGAAGACAAAGGAAAAGAGATTTAGGCATGTTTCAACTCCCCTCTTCTGCTGATCCTAATTCCCTTTTTGAGCTTGTACACATATACTGTTATATCACACCTGGTGCTCTCTGAATGTGCGGACCAGAGTACCATTGATGTAGTTGATGGAGATGCAGAGGGCTGTGACGATCACATTCTTGGTCACAGCTGTGATGAACGTGTCTCGCTGATTGCCAGTTACAGTTGAGGTTCCATTGACTGATGAAA
This Pagrus major chromosome 6, Pma_NU_1.0 DNA region includes the following protein-coding sequences:
- the LOC140997618 gene encoding odorant receptor 131-2-like; this encodes MNFSSVNGTSTVTGNQRDTFITAVTKNVIVTALCISINYINGTLVRTFREHQIFYSNPRYILFVHLVINDMMQLLLTTLLHIISYALYKINVSFCLILLIITITTTLNTPFNVAGMAVECYIAICMPLRHGQICTVKKTYILIGLIWAASVLSILPDLFILLATEPLQFFHSRLFCARDYVFRSTYSLRKRDASHYVCFSLVWFTLFYTYFRILFAAKGAAVNITKARNTILLHGFQIMLCMLTYVKPMFEQGLLYVLPNQNLAVRFTCYVIVQILPRFVSPIVYGLRDNTFRRHVGRYLLCKWSISNHPESVTMSHMRPTMKLH